In a single window of the Gossypium hirsutum isolate 1008001.06 chromosome A13, Gossypium_hirsutum_v2.1, whole genome shotgun sequence genome:
- the LOC107893452 gene encoding protein PHOX1 — MGKPTGKKKMQEAALKVVEANRQNKAATAADRTSKAVDEDTAIFINMSQELKEEGNRLFQKRDHEGAMLKYEKALNLLPRNHIDVAYLRSNMAACYMQMGLGEYPRAIAECNLALEVSPRYSKALLKRARCYEALNRLDLAYRDVYNVLTVEPNNLSALELLDSVKKAMDEKGVTVNENDLGLFDNEPSGGAARLRKVVKERKKKNKGKNVEKNEKADITVAEEKKTEDKVIVEVEKVNVDKVNDKEVVKTIEEEKKPVKEEKVITKPVKLVLGEDIRWAQMPVNCNIKFFRDVAKDRFPGLKGVLVKYRDPEGDLVTITTTDELRLAESSTGVAGGSLRFYIVEINPDREPAYEGMNKEEVIKSEGKLSNGVDDNGNAGCGVGAIKGTCVEDWIVQFARLFKNYVGFDSDSYLDLHELGMKLYSEAMEETVTSEDAQELFEIAADKFQEMAALALFNWGNVHMSRARKHVYTDDGSKESKLAQIKSGYEWAQKEYVLAAKRYEEALNIKPDFHEALLALGQQQFEQAKLCWYHAAGSKLDLAAGPSQEVLQLYNKAEDSMEKGMQLWEEMKEKRLNGLSKFDKYKAHLQKMSLDGLFQDVSSEEAAEQAANMCSQIYLLWGTLLYERSVVEYKLELPTWEECLEVSIEKFELAGASPTDIAVMIKNHCSNVTASEGVGFKIDEIVQAWNEMYDVKRWQIGVPSFRLEPLFRRRAPKLQSALEQVWSFSCPWSDALLWQQRREFSLFNRGSFLQNSRSSLYDMSKVAQTESLPKNGTVFDSSLVFALQTMVVETAIVATKSFAWSLMMMGTLPNGIDVFIKEPEAYAGFPLAQLIAMTKPGPENKDASDTDDDDDDEDEAVDDEDGGEEEDGSGEEDEEEGDPEDEPEANGDGGTGDEDDVDDDDDDDDEGEEEEEEEEEEEDEEEEEELQPPAKKRK; from the exons ATGGGGAAGCCGACAGGGAAGAAGAAGATGCAAGAAGCGGCCTTGAAAGTCGTGGAAGCCAACAGGCAGAACAAAGCCGCCACCGCCGCTGATCGGACGTCGAAAGCCGTCGATGAAGACACGGCCATCTTCATCAACATGTCCCAAGAGCTTAAAGAGGAAGGTAACCGTCTCTTCCAGAAACGTGACCACGAGGGTGCGATGTTAAAGTACGAAAAAGCCCTTAACCTCCTCCCTAGGAACCATATTGATGTCGCCTATTTACGCAGCAACATGGCTGCTTGTTACATGCAAATGGGTCTCGGCGAGTACCCACGTGCCATTGCCGAATGTAATTTGGCTTTGGAGGTTTCTCCTAGGTATAGCAAAGCTTTGTTGAAAAGAGCTAGGTGTTATGAGGCTTTGAATAGATTGGATTTAGCTTATAGGgatgtttataatgttttaacTGTTGAACCCAATAATTTATCTGCTTTGGAGCTTTTGGATAGTGTTAAAAAGGCTATGGATGAGAAGGGTGTTACTGTTAATGAAAATGATCTTGGTTTGTTCGATAATGAGCCCTCCGGCGGGGCTGCCCGGTTGCGAAAAGTtgtgaaagagaggaagaagaaaaacaaaggaaaaaatgtTGAGAAGAACGAAAAGGCTGATATTACGGTTGCAGAAGAGAAAAAGACAGAGGATAAGGTGATTGTGGAGGTGGAGAAGGTTAACGTTGACAAAGTTAATGATAAAGAGGTTGTGAAAACAATTGAGGAAGAGAAGAAGCCTGTTAAGGAAGAAAAAGTGATTACCAAGCCTGTGAAATTGGTGCTTGGAGAGGATATTAGGTGGGCACAAATGCCTGTGAATTGTAATATTAAGTTTTTCAGGGATGTTGCTAAAGATAGGTTCCCCGGATTGAAGGGTGTCCTTGTGAAATACAGGGATCCAGAGGGTGATTTGGTTACAATCACCACCACTGATGAACTTAGGTTGGCCGAATCATCTACTGGTGTTGCCGGTGGATCACTTAGGTTCTATATTGTTGAAATTAATCCTGACAGGGAACCAGCTTATGAAGGAATGAATAAAGAGGAGGTGATCAAGAGTGAGGGGAAATTGAGTAATGGTGTTGATGATAATGGTAATGCAGGCTGTGGTGTAGGAGCTATTAAGGGAACATGTGTGGAGGATTGGATTGTCCAGTTTGCGCGATTGTTCAAGAACTATGTCGGATTTGATTCTGATTCATACTTGGATCTTCATGAACTCGGGATGAAACTGTATTCGGAAGCAATGGAGGAGACTGTGACAAGTGAAGATGCACAGGAACTTTTCGAAATTGCTGCGGATAAGTTCCAAGAGATGGCAGCTCTGGCATTGTTCAATTGGGGAAATGTTCATATGTCAAGGGCAAGGAAGCATGTCTATACAGATGATGGTTCAAAGGAATCCAAATTAGCTCAGATTAAGAGTGGATATGAGTGGGCGCAGAAAGAATATGTATTGGCAGCAAAGCGGTATGAGGAAGCATTAAATATTAAACCAGATTTTCATGAAGCTCTTCTTGCATTGGGACAACAGCAGTTTGAGCAAGCGAAACTTTGTTGGTACCATGCAGCTGGGAGCAAGTTGGATTTAGCTGCTGGGCCTTCCCAGGAGGTCCTACAACTTTATAACAAGGCAGAGGATAGCATGGAAAAGGGTATGCAGCTGTGGGAGGAAATGAAGGAGAAACGACTGAATGGGCTCTCCAAATTCGACAAGTATAAGGCCCATCTGCAGAAAATGAGTTTAGACGGGCTGTTTCAAGATGTCTCTTCCGAAGAAGCTGCTGAGCAAGCTGCGAATATGTGTTCGCAAATATACCTTTTGTGGGGAACTTTGCTTTATGAGCGCTCTGTTGTGGAATACAAGCTTGAGCTGCCAACTTGGGAAGAATGTTTGGAAGTTTCGATTGAGAAATTCGAACTTGCTGGAGCTTCTCCTACAGATATAGCTGTTATGATAAAGAACCACTGCTCCAACGTGACTGCATCGGAAG GTGTAGGATTCAAGATTGATGAGATTGTACAGGCATGGAATGAAATGTATGATGTGAAAAGGTGGCAGATTGGTGTTCCATCATTCCGGCTGGAACCATTGTTCCGTCGCCGGGCTCCAAAGCTTCAATCTGCCTTGGAGCAAGTCTG GTCATTTTCTTGTCCATGGTCTGATGCATTGCTTTGGCAGCAAAGAAGAGAA TTTTCTCTCTTCAATCGGGGTTCCTTTCTCCAGAATTCTCGCTCCTCTCTCTACGATATGTCAAAGGTGGCGCAAACGGAAAGTCTACCCAAAAACGGTACCGTTTTCGACAGTTCCCTGGTCTTCGCTTTGCAAACTATGGTTGTCGAGACCGCCATTGTTGCCACAAAGTCTTTCGCTTGGTCGCTCATGATG ATGGGAACTCTGCCTAATGGAATTGATGTCTTCATCAAAGAGCCTGAGGCATATGCAGG GTTTCCACTTGCTCAACTTATCGCGATGACTAAACCTGGTCCTGAGAACAAGGATGCCAGCGACActgatgatgatgacgacgatGAAGATGAAGCAGTGGATGATGAAGATGGAGGTGAGGAGGAAGATGGATCTGGCGAAGAAGATGAAGAGGAAGGTGATCCAGAAGATGAACCCGAGGCCAATGGAGATGGTGGCACTGGAGACGAGGATGACGTTGATGACGACGATGACGACGATGATGAGGgtgaggaagaggaagaggaggaagaagaggaagaagatgaggaggaggaagaagaacTTCAGCCACCAGCCAAAAAGCGGAAATGA
- the LOC107893455 gene encoding calcium uptake protein, mitochondrial, protein MPTLTSLKRSSLSMLHLSFIQQRLLTCQFSSLPLTDASNIDPNNKKGSFSRTFVKWVSGLAVGSSLGAVYWWYSTSASDWGSAFFKKPFLSFSEWSMESDESTTDGSKTVFHKLALPDYSSKFIFGEVYRRKVFFNYEKRLRLRSPPEKVFEYFASFQTPEGELFMRPADLMRAVVPVFPPSESHLVRDGYLTGERSPGELRCDPSQFFMLFDINSDGFISFKEYIFFVTLLSIPESSFSVVFKMFDADNNGEIDKEEFKKVMALMRANNRQGAVQRDGLRFGLKVSGSVEDGGLVEYFFGKDGKARLHHDKFVQFMRKLQDEILRLEFDHYDYKGRGTISAKDFALSMVAAADMSHLDRLLERVDALNDKPQLREVRISLDEFKHFAELRRKLQPFSLALFSYGKVNGLLTKDDFKRAASHVCGVSLTDNIVEIVFHVFDSNKDGHLSWDEFVRVLRKRERDIAQPVESGIMGLKSCCWNCSSSGSIGQVIS, encoded by the exons ATGCCTACCTTAACCTCTCTGAAACGATCCTCGCTGTCGATGCTCCATCTCTCCTTTATCCAACAACGACTCCTAACCTGCCAGTTCTCGTCCCTGCCTCTTACCGACGCTTCAAACATCGACCCCAACAATAAAAAGGGTTCCTTTTCCCGCACTTTCGTAAAATGGGTCTCCGGACTCGCTGTTGGTTCGAGCTTAGGTGCAGTCTATTGGTGGTATTCAACTTCAGCTTCGGATTGGGGTTCTGCTTTTTTCAAGAAACCCTTTTTGTCTTTCTCCGAATGGTCAATGGAAAGTGATGAATCTACCACCGATGGTTCGAAAACCGTGTTTCATAAACTAGCCCTCCCTGACTATAGTTCTAAGTTCATCTTTGGAG AGGTGTATAGAAGGAAGGTTTTCTTTAACTATGAGAAGCGATTAAGACTGCGGAGTCCACCGGAAAAG GTTTTTGAGTATTTTGCCTCTTTTCAAACCCCGGAAGGGGAACTGTTCATGAGACCAGCTGATCTAATGCGAGCTGTGGTTCCTGTTTTTCCTCCATCTGAATCCCACCTTGTTAGAGATGGTTATTTGACAGGGGAAAGGAGTCCGGGCGAATTACGCTGCGATCCTTCCCAATTTTTCATGCTTTTCGATATAAACAGTGATGGATTTATATCTTTCAAAGA GTATATCTTTTTTGTAACATTACTCAGTATTCCCGAGTCGAGCTTCTCCGTTGTATTCAAAATGTTCGATGCAGACAACAATGG TGAGATTGATAAGGAGGAATTTAAGAAAGTGATGGCTCTGATGCGAGCTAATAACAGACAAGGGGCAGTCCAAAGGGATGGACTTCGCTTTGGGTTAAAAGTTAGCGGTTCTGTGGAGGACGGAGGTCTGGTGGAGTACTTCTTCGGAAAAGATGGAAAGGCACGTCTCCATCATGATAAATTTGTTCAATTCATGCGAAAGTTGCAGGACGAG ATACTAAGATTAGAGTTTGATCATTATGACTACAAAGGCAGAGGAACCATATCTGCCAAGGATTTTGCATTATCCATGGTTGCTGCTGCTGATATGAGTCATTTAGATAGGCTGCTAGAGCGGGTTGATGCATTAAATGACAAGCCACAACTTAGGGAGGTCCGAATCAGCTTGGATGAATTCAAACATTTTGCCGAGCTGCGTAGAAAATTGCAGCCGTTTTCTTTAGCACTTTTTAGCTATGGGAAAGTTAACGGTCTACTGACAAAGGACGACTTCAAACGGGCAGCATCTCAT GTTTGTGGCGTATCGCTTACTGACAATATTGTCGAGATCGTTTTCCATGTGTTCGACTCCAATAAAGATGGACATTTAAGCTGGGATGAGTTTGTTAGAGTTCTACGCAAGCGAGAAAGGGATATTGCTCAACCTGTAGAGTCAGGAATCATGGGACTTAAATCTTGCTGCTGGAACTGTTCGAGTAGTGGCTCCATTGGGCAGGTGATATCATAA